A DNA window from Phragmites australis chromosome 11, lpPhrAust1.1, whole genome shotgun sequence contains the following coding sequences:
- the LOC133884713 gene encoding uncharacterized protein LOC133884713 isoform X2: MARNPGCTVFIGNLDEKVPERVLYEILIQISGQDKPSSNGNNPVTPRLNPIPPPKPPQLMRSSDTPLSQHTVVNGRIAGYGISPNHSYDAHSQPPSSGLPSRGASNGTYEYSSRVFGSVLNDVSRRAARDPIPYPSY, encoded by the exons ATGGCGAGGAACCCGGGCTGCACCGTCTTCATAG gTAACTTGGATGAAAAGGTACCTGAGAGGGTTTTGTATGAGATTCTTATTCAG ATCTCTGGGCAAGACAAACCCTCTTCAAATGGCAATAATCCTGTTACTCCTAGATTGAACCCTATACCACCGCCAAAACCTCCTCAACTTATGAGATCAAGTGATACTCCTTTGTCACAACATACTGTGGTGAATGGAAGGATTGCAGGCTATGGTATTTCACCAAATCATTCATACGATGCCCACTCTCAAC CACCATCAAGTGGGTTACCCAGCAGGGGAGCAAGCAATGGTACATACGAGTATAGTAGCCGTGTCTTTGGTTCTGTTCTGAATGATGTTAGCCGTCGAGCTGCAAGGGATCCAATTCCATACCCGTCCTACTAG
- the LOC133884713 gene encoding uncharacterized protein LOC133884713 isoform X1, translated as MARNPGCTVFIGNLDEKVPERVLYEILIQVGRVVDLHIPRDKETSRSKGYAFAEYETEEIAQYAVRLFSGLVRLHNKTLRFAISGQDKPSSNGNNPVTPRLNPIPPPKPPQLMRSSDTPLSQHTVVNGRIAGYGISPNHSYDAHSQPPSSGLPSRGASNGTYEYSSRVFGSVLNDVSRRAARDPIPYPSY; from the exons ATGGCGAGGAACCCGGGCTGCACCGTCTTCATAG gTAACTTGGATGAAAAGGTACCTGAGAGGGTTTTGTATGAGATTCTTATTCAGGTAGGTCGTGTTGTAGACCTACACATTCCTCGTGACAAGGAAACTAGTCGATCAAAAGGTTATGCTTTTGCTGAGTACGAAACAGAGGAGATTGCCCAGTATGCTGTTAGGCTATTTTCTGGCCTTGTTCGACTTCATAATAAAACACTTAGATTTGCG ATCTCTGGGCAAGACAAACCCTCTTCAAATGGCAATAATCCTGTTACTCCTAGATTGAACCCTATACCACCGCCAAAACCTCCTCAACTTATGAGATCAAGTGATACTCCTTTGTCACAACATACTGTGGTGAATGGAAGGATTGCAGGCTATGGTATTTCACCAAATCATTCATACGATGCCCACTCTCAAC CACCATCAAGTGGGTTACCCAGCAGGGGAGCAAGCAATGGTACATACGAGTATAGTAGCCGTGTCTTTGGTTCTGTTCTGAATGATGTTAGCCGTCGAGCTGCAAGGGATCCAATTCCATACCCGTCCTACTAG
- the LOC133885311 gene encoding uncharacterized protein LOC133885311, giving the protein MGNPPELYYEILHVAKDASPQGVRAAYKTLARQWHPDKHPPASRPEAEARFKAITEAYEALLDWQENRAVFAAWDEVRSRAAKKDSNVGDATPAIARARDEKAGVAGSAGPCTPAWESTKKVYSSCSNVAGGGRRAFAEFSSYVVRKAPPLECKVECTLEELCNGCKKEVRYTRDVLTKNGLITKKEVTQTIRVKPGWRKGTAVTLEGAGDERPGCLTGDAVFVITEKRHKRFKRLGDDLVLKAQVPLVTALTGWSLSFRLLGGDKFRCSFRDEVICPGYVKVVKGGGMPVAGGEKGARGDLRLKFDVVFPENLTDEQRKGLAEILGGCA; this is encoded by the exons ATGGGGAACCCACCGGAGCTGTACTACGAGATCCTGCACGTCGCCAAGGACGCCTCCCCGCAGGGGGTCAGGGCGGCGTACAAGACACTGGCGCGGCAGTGGCACCCCGACAAGCACCCGCCCGCGTCCAGGCCCGAGGCCGAGGCACGGTTCAAGGCCATCACCGAGGCCTACGAG GCGCTGCTGGACTGGCAGGAGAACAGGGCGGTGTTCGCCGCGTGGGACGAAGTGAGGAGTAGGGCGGCCAAGAAGGACAGCAACGTCGGGGATGCCACACCGGCTATAGCGAGAGCACGGGATGAGAAGGCCGGCGTGGCGGGGAGCGCCGGGCCCTGCACGCCGGCGTGGGAGTCGACCAAGAAGGTGTACAGCTCCTGCAGCAACGTCgcgggcggcgggcggcgcgcaTTCGCCGAGTTCTCCAGCTACGTGGTGCGCAAGGCGCCGCCGCTGGAGTGCAAGGTGGAGTGCACCCTCGAGGAGCTCTGCAACGGGTGCAAGAAGGAGGTGAGGTACACCCGCGACGTCCTCACCAAGAACGG ACTGATCACCAAGAAGGAGGTGACGCAGACCATCCGGGTGAAACCCGGGTGGAGGAAAGGCACGGCGGTGACGCTGGAGGGCGCGGGCGACGAGCGGCCAGGCTGCCTGACGGGCGACGCCGTGTTTGTTATAACGGAGAAGAGGCACAAGCGGTTCAAGAGGCTCGGCGACGACCTGGTGCTGAAGGCGCAGGTCCCGCTGGTGACCGCGCTGACCGGGTGGTCGCTCTCGTTCAGGCTGCTTGGTGGCGACAAGTTCCGGTGCTCATTCCGCGACGAGGTCATCTGCCCCGGGTACGTGAAGGTCGTGAAGGGCGGAGGCATgcccgtcgccggcggcgagaaGGGCGCGCGCGGGGACCTGAGGTTGAAGTTTGATGTCGTCTTCCCCGAGAACCTCACTGACGAGCAGCGGAAGGGGCTCGCCGAGATCCTCGGAGGCTGCGCCTGA